In a single window of the Terrirubrum flagellatum genome:
- the modC gene encoding molybdenum ABC transporter ATP-binding protein → MTHAIDVDVERRLGAFHLHAKFQSDGRLTALFGRSGSGKTSLVNIIAGLLKPERGRVAIDGAPLVDIERGLFTPTHRRRIGYVFQESRLFPHLTVRQNLQFGAWFAPKGAPPAGDLKTIVEMLDIGHLLARRPSALSGGEKQRIAIGRALLSKPRLLLMDEPLASLDEARKAEIMPYIERLRDEFRTPIVYVSHSVAEVARLATTVVLLDAGHVVAVGAAPELLSRSDPAVQATGGEAGALIEATVIGHDAEFGLTQLEARAGVFHVAAIAAAVGSRARIRVLASDVLISLRPLVGASALNSFAGVVAAMSPEGPQGASVAVRIDCNGDTIIARITRKSAVALGLTLGAPVHAIVKSVSVDALAGAPMRSAIA, encoded by the coding sequence TGTCGAGCGTCGGCTTGGCGCGTTTCATCTGCATGCGAAATTCCAGTCGGACGGGCGGCTGACGGCTTTGTTCGGGCGTTCGGGCTCCGGCAAGACGTCGCTCGTCAACATCATCGCGGGCTTGCTCAAACCCGAGCGTGGGCGCGTGGCGATCGACGGCGCGCCTCTTGTTGATATCGAGCGCGGCCTGTTCACGCCCACCCATCGCCGACGCATCGGTTACGTCTTTCAGGAATCGCGCCTCTTTCCTCATCTGACCGTGCGCCAGAATCTCCAGTTCGGCGCCTGGTTCGCTCCGAAGGGCGCGCCGCCCGCAGGCGATCTCAAAACCATCGTTGAGATGCTCGACATCGGCCATCTACTGGCGCGGCGGCCCTCGGCTTTGTCGGGCGGCGAGAAGCAGCGCATCGCAATTGGCCGCGCGCTTCTGTCGAAGCCGCGGTTGCTGCTGATGGATGAGCCGCTCGCTTCGCTCGATGAGGCGCGCAAGGCCGAAATCATGCCTTACATCGAACGGCTGCGGGACGAGTTCCGCACGCCGATCGTCTATGTCTCCCATTCAGTCGCAGAGGTGGCGCGCCTCGCGACGACGGTCGTGCTGCTGGACGCAGGCCATGTCGTCGCGGTCGGCGCCGCGCCGGAACTGCTGAGCCGCAGCGATCCCGCCGTGCAGGCGACGGGCGGCGAAGCGGGCGCACTCATCGAAGCGACCGTCATCGGCCATGATGCGGAGTTCGGGCTAACACAGCTCGAAGCGCGGGCTGGCGTCTTTCATGTCGCGGCGATTGCGGCGGCGGTCGGATCGCGCGCGCGCATCCGCGTGCTGGCGAGCGACGTGCTGATCAGTCTGCGTCCGCTCGTCGGCGCCAGCGCCTTGAACAGTTTCGCGGGCGTCGTCGCCGCGATGTCGCCTGAAGGTCCGCAAGGGGCCTCCGTCGCCGTGCGGATCGATTGCAATGGCGACACAATCATTGCGCGGATTACGCGCAAGTCTGCTGTCGCGCTCGGGCTCACGCTTGGCGCGCCGGTGCATGCGATTGTGAAGAGCGTATCTGTCGATGCTCTCGCGGGGGCGCCCATGCGCAGCGCGATCGCGTA